The following are encoded in a window of Sminthopsis crassicaudata isolate SCR6 chromosome 5, ASM4859323v1, whole genome shotgun sequence genomic DNA:
- the LOC141544899 gene encoding isopentenyl-diphosphate Delta-isomerase 1-like yields MSEENSSHLDMYQVGRLAELCIIIDENDHVIGAEDKKTCHLYKNIQKGLLHRAFSVVLFNSNKQLLVQERSDSKIIFPGYFTDSCSSHPLSNTLELDENNAIGVRRAAQRRVQAELGIPLEQVPLDDIIYMTRYHYKARSDETWGEHEIAYLLLMTKDVNLNPDSRELKNYYYMSKEELRELLAKGDKGEAKITPWLKLMAENFLFKWWDSLPNVNHFLDHKTIHRL; encoded by the exons atGTCAGAAGAAAATAGTAGTCACTTGGATATGTATCAAGTGGGGCGCTTGGCAGAGTTATGCATCATTATTGATGAAAATGATCATGTGATTGGTGCAGAAGACAAGAAGACATGTCATTTGTATAAAAACATCCAAAAAG gGCTCTTACATCGAGCTTTCAGTGTTGTCTTGTTCAATAGCAACAAGCAACTACTGGTGCAGGAGAGATCAGActctaaaattatctttccag ggTACTTTACAGACTCTTGTTCTAGTCATCCATTAAGCAATACCCTAGAACTGGATGAAAACAATGCAATTGGAGTAAGGAGAGCAGCACAGAGAAGAGTACAGGCTGAGTTAGGCATTCCTCTGGAACAG GTTCCCTTGGATGATATCATCTATATGACACGCTACCATTACAAGGCTCGATCAGATGAGACTTGGGGAGAACATGAAATTGCTTATCTGTTATTGATGACAAAGGATGtaaatttgaatcctgactcaagAGAGCTGAAAAATTATTACTATATGTCAAAGGAAGAATTAAGAGAGCTCCTGGCAAAAGGAGACAAAGGAGAAGCTAAGATTACTCCATGGCTAAAACTCATGGcagagaattttctctttaaGTGGTGGGATAGTCTACCTAATGTGAATCATTTTCTTGACCATAAAACAATACATAGACTATAA